One stretch of Saccharomonospora xinjiangensis XJ-54 DNA includes these proteins:
- a CDS encoding arabinosyltransferase domain-containing protein yields the protein MDTATSTRAPEDGLGRRRGGRFLRRAAAFSGLVAVLCAVVFPFLPVVQETARITWPVGGDTTAVNAPLVSYWALDTSADIPCASVRSLDARSPAPALLLSTVPPARADSGVGLRLTVQDGQLVAVHRGERIVRTTLPQGCDVGLRSDPHRTTLTVGGATVHHAEGDQRPRIVGVYSDLDGSLDPVGGLTVSITPDTRYQSSPTAVKVFVALLGVVAALGSLACVRRRDADLGRRAPRPWSPDRRRVTGRDAAVVGVLAVWVVIGPVTSDDGYILTMASVADDAGYLSNYHRWFGVAEAPFGWFYHVYGLLAQVSAAPPVIRLPSFVLGVASWLVLSRAVLPRLGASVRRSRSAGWAAATVFCVWWLPYDNGVRPEPVAVLGSLLSLWAVERALATRRLLPVCLGVGAAAFTFAATPTGLIAVAPFVVAARPLFRLLREHARDGWAATLAPVCASGSLVLLAVFADQTSASVSEAIRLRHAVGPSMSWFEELTRYQFLFSQGPDGALTRRFPVLLLVLCTATCLAVLLRRDRIPGAALGPSRRLIGTVALFFVLLALTPTKWTHHFGAFAAVGAAMAALTALATSASVLRSRRNRAAFTSGLLLVAAVSATAPNAYWFVSQLGVPWFDLPPSLHGIALSTLLTGAAAVAGVVAFAEHLRARRPGQPPAPERPRTALGRGSVSVVAVCGLVVLGTIGSMVKAVIEQRGTYSLGAANLAHLTGEHCGLGDHVMVERDPAASVLTTLPGSTGSSTGFHPRPSSSQDPIEGPPHGFTADTTPMWSSYEDGGAPTGRLDSPWYELPRDSAADAVEQVVVAVASPQGKATSVSIQFGQQDGAEVRPIATRTVLGEGAGTGEWEDVRLPLPDIPRHADAVRVGATDDDLTADGWVAVTAPRTPSFTALTDKVGDSPVYIDWPASFVYPCLRPMTITDGVLELPEYHLTAGTLADEAGWASAVAGGVLGNLDEVAAKPEIPSYLAGAPGQPWGTLHAVKPYENGGPPTIHRDRRVRPGWWSPGPGPSR from the coding sequence AGGTCTCGTCGCGGTGCTGTGCGCGGTCGTGTTCCCCTTCCTCCCCGTGGTCCAGGAGACCGCGCGCATCACGTGGCCGGTGGGCGGCGACACCACGGCGGTCAACGCACCACTGGTCTCGTACTGGGCTCTGGACACCTCGGCCGACATTCCCTGCGCCTCGGTGCGTTCCCTCGACGCCCGGTCCCCGGCACCGGCGCTGCTGTTGTCCACCGTCCCGCCCGCTCGCGCCGACAGTGGCGTCGGACTGCGGCTGACCGTCCAGGACGGGCAGCTCGTCGCGGTTCACCGTGGTGAGCGGATCGTGCGGACGACACTGCCGCAGGGCTGCGACGTCGGCCTGCGTTCCGATCCGCACCGCACCACGCTGACCGTCGGCGGCGCCACCGTCCACCACGCCGAAGGCGATCAGCGGCCGCGCATCGTGGGCGTCTACTCCGATCTCGACGGCTCCCTCGACCCGGTCGGCGGGCTCACCGTGTCGATCACACCGGACACGCGCTACCAGTCGTCGCCCACCGCCGTGAAGGTGTTCGTCGCGCTGCTGGGAGTCGTCGCGGCACTCGGTTCACTGGCGTGTGTCCGGAGGCGCGACGCCGACCTCGGCCGCAGGGCGCCTCGCCCGTGGTCACCGGACCGTCGCCGGGTCACCGGCCGCGACGCCGCGGTGGTCGGCGTGCTCGCGGTCTGGGTCGTGATCGGTCCGGTCACCTCGGACGACGGCTACATCCTCACCATGGCCAGCGTCGCCGACGACGCCGGATACCTCAGCAACTACCACCGCTGGTTCGGCGTCGCCGAAGCCCCTTTCGGCTGGTTCTACCACGTCTACGGGCTGCTGGCGCAGGTCAGCGCGGCGCCGCCGGTGATCCGCCTTCCTTCGTTCGTGCTCGGGGTGGCGAGCTGGCTCGTCCTCAGCCGCGCGGTGCTGCCGAGGCTCGGCGCGTCCGTGCGCCGCAGCCGCTCCGCTGGCTGGGCCGCCGCGACCGTCTTCTGTGTCTGGTGGCTGCCCTACGACAACGGTGTGCGGCCCGAACCGGTGGCTGTGCTCGGCTCGCTGCTCTCGCTGTGGGCCGTGGAACGCGCTCTCGCCACCCGGCGGTTGCTTCCCGTGTGTCTCGGGGTCGGCGCGGCGGCGTTCACCTTCGCGGCCACGCCCACCGGGTTGATCGCCGTAGCACCGTTCGTGGTCGCTGCCCGTCCGCTGTTTCGGCTGCTGCGCGAACACGCCAGGGACGGCTGGGCGGCGACCCTGGCCCCGGTGTGCGCGTCCGGTTCGCTGGTGCTGCTCGCGGTGTTCGCCGACCAGACCTCGGCAAGCGTGTCGGAGGCGATCCGCCTGCGGCACGCCGTGGGGCCGAGCATGTCGTGGTTCGAGGAACTCACGCGCTACCAGTTCTTGTTCAGCCAGGGCCCCGACGGAGCGCTGACGCGGCGGTTTCCCGTGCTGCTGCTGGTGTTGTGCACGGCGACGTGTCTTGCCGTGCTCCTGCGGCGCGATCGCATCCCCGGCGCCGCGCTCGGTCCGAGCCGCCGCCTCATCGGCACCGTGGCGCTGTTCTTCGTGCTGCTCGCGCTCACACCCACCAAGTGGACCCACCACTTCGGCGCGTTCGCCGCCGTCGGCGCCGCCATGGCCGCTCTCACCGCGCTGGCCACCAGTGCTTCGGTCCTGCGATCACGGCGCAACCGCGCGGCGTTCACCTCGGGGCTTCTGCTCGTCGCCGCTGTCTCGGCAACGGCGCCCAACGCGTACTGGTTCGTGTCGCAGCTCGGCGTTCCCTGGTTCGACCTGCCCCCTTCGCTGCACGGGATCGCCCTGTCCACCCTGCTGACGGGCGCCGCCGCCGTGGCCGGCGTGGTGGCGTTCGCGGAGCACCTCCGTGCGCGGCGCCCCGGACAGCCACCAGCTCCGGAGCGTCCGCGGACGGCGCTGGGGCGAGGTTCCGTGTCCGTGGTCGCGGTGTGCGGGCTCGTCGTACTCGGCACGATCGGCAGCATGGTCAAGGCCGTGATCGAGCAGCGCGGCACCTACAGTCTCGGCGCGGCCAACCTCGCCCACCTGACGGGCGAGCACTGCGGTCTCGGCGACCACGTCATGGTGGAACGCGATCCGGCGGCCAGTGTGCTCACCACCCTGCCGGGCAGCACGGGATCGAGCACCGGCTTCCACCCGCGTCCGTCGTCCTCTCAGGACCCGATCGAGGGACCGCCACACGGGTTCACCGCCGACACCACGCCGATGTGGAGCAGCTACGAGGACGGGGGCGCGCCGACAGGACGGCTCGACTCACCGTGGTACGAGCTGCCGCGCGACAGCGCGGCCGACGCAGTGGAGCAGGTCGTCGTCGCCGTCGCCTCCCCACAGGGCAAGGCCACGAGCGTGAGCATCCAATTCGGACAGCAGGACGGCGCTGAGGTGCGGCCGATCGCCACCCGTACCGTGCTGGGCGAGGGTGCGGGCACAGGGGAATGGGAGGACGTGCGGCTACCGCTTCCGGACATCCCCCGGCACGCCGACGCGGTGCGGGTCGGCGCGACCGACGACGACCTCACCGCCGACGGCTGGGTGGCCGTGACCGCTCCCCGCACGCCGTCGTTCACGGCGCTGACCGACAAGGTCGGCGACTCCCCCGTCTACATCGACTGGCCCGCGTCCTTCGTGTATCCGTGCCTGCGGCCGATGACCATCACAGACGGTGTGCTGGAGCTGCCCGAGTATCACCTCACGGCAGGCACCCTGGCCGACGAGGCGGGCTGGGCGAGCGCCGTCGCGGGCGGTGTGCTCGGCAACCTCGACGAGGTGGCGGCCAAGCCGGAGATCCCCAGCTACCTCGCTGGCGCCCCCGGTCAGCCGTGGGGCACGCTCCACGCCGTGAAGCCCTACGAGAACGGCGGCCCGCCCACGATCCACCGCGACCGTCGGGTCCGCCCCGGCTGGTGGTCGCCGGGCCCAGGGCCCTCGCGCTGA